From a single Actinomycetota bacterium genomic region:
- the rfbD gene encoding dTDP-4-dehydrorhamnose reductase — MRVIICGAAGQLGSDLVEVFRSRGHEVFGFDLDLDITDHGLVMEKIPPLRPDLLINTVADIDADRAELDPEPSLRVNFTGNQNLALASLECGCAMAFISSDYVFDGRKGAAYNEFDAPNPQSVYGRAKLASERYLASLLPRHFIFRTQWLFGRAGRRNFVKSILRNAREKGALRVVTDEVGTPTYTGDLAGIIHDVCVSGKYGLYHATNRGVCSRYDFAREIVDIAGWKDIPVEPILYADLNLPCPRPPYSPLDNMNLRLQGFPAARHYSEPLEEYVAWLLENDGF, encoded by the coding sequence ATGCGCGTGATCATCTGCGGCGCCGCGGGGCAGCTGGGCTCGGACCTGGTCGAGGTCTTCCGCTCGCGGGGACACGAGGTGTTCGGGTTCGACCTCGACCTGGACATCACCGACCACGGTCTGGTCATGGAGAAGATCCCCCCGCTCCGTCCCGACCTTCTCATAAACACCGTCGCAGACATCGACGCAGACCGGGCCGAGCTGGACCCGGAACCCTCCCTCAGGGTCAACTTCACCGGCAACCAGAACCTGGCGCTGGCCTCGCTGGAATGCGGGTGCGCCATGGCCTTCATCAGCTCCGACTACGTCTTCGACGGCAGGAAGGGCGCCGCCTACAACGAGTTCGACGCCCCCAACCCGCAGTCCGTTTACGGCAGGGCGAAACTGGCCTCTGAGCGCTACCTCGCCTCCCTCCTTCCCCGCCACTTCATCTTCCGCACCCAGTGGCTCTTCGGCAGGGCGGGCAGGCGCAACTTCGTTAAGAGCATCCTCCGCAACGCCAGGGAGAAGGGCGCCCTGCGCGTGGTCACCGACGAGGTGGGCACCCCCACCTACACCGGGGACCTGGCCGGGATCATCCACGACGTGTGCGTCTCCGGAAAGTACGGGCTCTACCACGCCACCAACCGGGGTGTCTGCTCGCGCTACGATTTCGCGCGGGAGATCGTGGACATCGCCGGATGGAAGGATATTCCAGTCGAACCCATACTCTACGCCGACCTCAACCTGCCCTGCCCCCGCCCCCCTTACTCGCCCCTGGACAACATGAACCTGCGCCTGCAGGGGTTCCCGGCCGCCAGGCACTACAGCGAGCCCCTGGAGGAGTACGTCGCCTGGCTCCTGGAAAACGACGGATTCTGA
- a CDS encoding dTDP-4-dehydrorhamnose 3,5-epimerase family protein, with amino-acid sequence MTGKTEGDIEGVLVKPLARYCDERGYLLEVLRDDDGLLERFGQTTFTLTYPGVIKAFHWHRKQHDLWFVATGEAKVVLYDLRDDSPTRGVTQVIYAGEHQPLLIVIPPGVAHGYQVLGDRPVGLFYHTTFSYDPAQPDEERIPYDDPSIAFDWGA; translated from the coding sequence ATGACGGGCAAAACGGAAGGCGATATCGAGGGAGTGCTGGTAAAGCCGCTCGCCAGGTACTGTGACGAGAGGGGTTACCTGCTGGAGGTGCTGCGCGACGACGACGGGCTGCTGGAGCGCTTCGGGCAGACCACCTTCACCCTCACCTACCCCGGGGTGATCAAGGCCTTCCACTGGCACCGCAAGCAGCACGACCTCTGGTTCGTGGCCACGGGGGAGGCGAAGGTGGTTCTTTACGACCTGCGCGACGACTCGCCCACCCGCGGCGTCACGCAGGTGATCTACGCGGGGGAACACCAGCCGCTCCTCATCGTCATCCCCCCCGGCGTCGCCCATGGCTACCAGGTGCTCGGCGACAGGCCGGTGGGCCTCTTCTACCACACCACTTTCTCCTACGACCCCGCGCAGCCGGACGAGGAACGCATCCCCTACGACGACCCTTCCATCGCCTTCGACTGGGGTGCCTGA
- a CDS encoding carboxypeptidase regulatory-like domain-containing protein, translating to MKRRERWLVVLSIAVLLLVTLLGGIVNALAGDGEAAEPVQETTAGETGDGTALLPQEAPAEPGNGGEVAEQAAPGPQVEEGGGGTESTQGELSPLCWPTPEPEPKGKICVVKFLDLDKDGKKDCGEGGMPGVTIKLNGGNPKTTGSDGTVCYDGLEAGWYTVSEVVPAGYRATTDTSYRVEITKNCYGSYSISCTTPSCSYNTVTVFFGNTPVEPPEPGSISGHKYEDLDGDGVLDAGEPALEGVRIELWQGSTMVDWTTTGADGSYFFGDLDPGTYTVKEILTSEWVATNPADGSHDDIAVAEGQDITDLDFLNRLHEPVVCNDGIIEARVSVDSNCNGKFDGGDTPLDGVTLRLFHIEHDGGLTPVTPPSQITGPGWGWEVLFYIIKIPVNYTGGHVIWENLPRAYAGDQFAWYKLQLVVPEGYDAVGDTEYDLPLRNCPLPCYWYRRDFLLQGRFHISGHKYEDLDGDGVNDPGEPALEGVRIELWQGSTMVDWTTTGTDGSYLFDDLPHGVYTVKEVLDPGWSPTNPADGVHEDVAVGCGDNVENLDFLNQREHCSISGHKFEDLDGDGVKDAGEPALEGVRIELWQGSTMVDWTTTGAGGFYSFTDLPPGTYDVKEVLDPGWFPTNPADGAQEGIVVSGDDVENIDFLNCEYGSISGHKYEDLDGDGVKDAGEPALEGVRIELWQGSTMVDWTTTGAGGFYSFTDLPPGTYDVKEVLDPGWFPTNPADGAQEGIVVSGDDVENIDFLNCEYASIRGIKFLDLDGDGIMDPTEEGLDGVTITLDPGGLSTVTAGGGQFSFENLVPGDYTVSVDESSVPGYYPTTPTSLPVGLESGETETVSFGNSPYGSISGHKWLDADLDGVWDAGETVTIPGVTIKLYEGDSPLGDPIATMDTGLDGSYAFPNLEAGTYTLVEEAEEGYFPTTPTTFVVELSPGEGEERDFGNCPYSRIDGLKFEDLDGDGVRDEGEEGLKDVEITLTGPDDLTVTAYSGEDGTFAFEDLIPGDYTVSEKVPTGYYATGPVSVDITLEPGDEASVIFSNAPYGSISGTKWLDVNRNGAIDDADTPLAGVTIKLEGETLGGELVSFTQTTADDGTYAFPLLEAGDYTVSEEFDTTKYYNVFETSMDVELAPGEDRDDIDFLNADVPVGGEVVTPPKPPAVTAGTTALPATGMEQLPLLLLAAGFVLAGLVLLALGLRRRYGRQAV from the coding sequence GTGAAAAGGCGAGAGCGATGGCTGGTGGTCCTCTCCATCGCCGTCCTTCTCCTGGTGACCCTTCTGGGGGGCATCGTCAACGCACTGGCCGGAGACGGCGAGGCGGCTGAACCCGTGCAGGAGACGACGGCGGGAGAAACGGGCGACGGAACGGCGCTGCTGCCACAGGAAGCCCCGGCTGAGCCGGGGAACGGCGGTGAGGTGGCCGAGCAGGCGGCACCTGGGCCGCAGGTAGAGGAAGGCGGCGGGGGAACGGAAAGCACCCAGGGGGAATTATCCCCCCTCTGCTGGCCTACGCCGGAGCCGGAGCCCAAGGGAAAGATCTGCGTGGTCAAGTTCCTCGACCTGGACAAGGACGGCAAGAAGGACTGCGGCGAGGGCGGGATGCCCGGGGTTACCATCAAGCTCAACGGCGGTAATCCCAAGACCACGGGGAGCGACGGGACGGTATGCTACGACGGCCTGGAAGCGGGCTGGTACACGGTGAGCGAGGTGGTGCCGGCGGGTTACCGCGCCACCACCGACACCTCGTACCGCGTGGAGATCACCAAGAATTGTTACGGTTCCTATTCCATCTCCTGCACGACCCCCTCCTGTTCTTACAACACGGTGACCGTTTTCTTCGGGAACACGCCCGTGGAACCGCCCGAACCCGGCTCCATCTCCGGGCACAAGTACGAGGACCTGGACGGGGACGGGGTGCTGGACGCCGGCGAGCCGGCGCTGGAGGGAGTGAGGATCGAGCTCTGGCAGGGAAGCACCATGGTGGACTGGACCACCACGGGAGCAGACGGCAGCTACTTCTTCGGCGACCTCGACCCCGGCACCTACACGGTGAAGGAGATCCTGACCTCGGAGTGGGTGGCCACCAACCCGGCCGACGGCTCCCACGACGATATAGCGGTGGCCGAAGGGCAGGACATAACCGACCTCGACTTCCTCAACCGGCTGCATGAGCCGGTTGTCTGCAACGATGGCATAATTGAAGCCAGAGTGAGTGTGGACAGCAACTGCAATGGGAAGTTCGACGGCGGCGACACTCCACTTGACGGCGTAACCCTGAGGCTTTTCCATATAGAACACGACGGTGGACTCACCCCGGTGACACCCCCCAGCCAGATAACAGGCCCCGGCTGGGGATGGGAGGTGCTATTTTATATAATCAAGATCCCCGTGAACTATACTGGGGGCCACGTTATCTGGGAAAACCTGCCACGCGCTTATGCCGGTGACCAGTTCGCCTGGTACAAGCTGCAACTGGTGGTACCGGAAGGCTATGATGCCGTCGGTGATACGGAATACGATCTTCCCCTGCGGAACTGTCCGCTCCCCTGCTACTGGTATCGCAGAGATTTCCTGCTTCAAGGCCGCTTCCACATCTCCGGGCACAAGTACGAGGACCTGGACGGGGACGGGGTGAATGATCCCGGCGAGCCGGCGCTCGAGGGAGTGAGGATCGAGCTCTGGCAGGGAAGCACCATGGTGGACTGGACCACCACGGGAACTGACGGCAGTTACCTCTTCGACGATCTCCCGCACGGCGTCTACACCGTGAAGGAGGTGCTCGACCCCGGCTGGTCCCCCACCAATCCCGCTGACGGCGTGCACGAGGACGTCGCGGTGGGCTGCGGGGACAACGTGGAGAACCTGGACTTCCTCAACCAGCGCGAGCACTGCTCCATCTCCGGACACAAGTTCGAGGACCTGGACGGGGACGGGGTAAAGGATGCCGGCGAGCCGGCGCTGGAGGGAGTGAGGATAGAGCTTTGGCAGGGGAGCACCATGGTGGACTGGACCACCACGGGGGCGGGGGGATTCTATTCCTTCACCGACCTCCCTCCCGGCACCTACGACGTGAAGGAGGTGCTCGACCCCGGCTGGTTCCCCACCAACCCCGCTGACGGTGCGCAAGAGGGCATCGTGGTGAGCGGGGACGACGTGGAGAACATCGACTTCCTCAACTGCGAGTACGGGTCCATCTCCGGGCACAAGTACGAGGACCTGGACGGGGACGGGGTAAAGGATGCCGGCGAGCCGGCGCTGGAGGGAGTGAGGATAGAGCTTTGGCAGGGGAGCACCATGGTGGACTGGACCACCACGGGGGCGGGGGGATTCTATTCCTTCACCGACCTCCCTCCCGGCACCTACGACGTGAAGGAGGTGCTCGACCCCGGCTGGTTCCCCACCAACCCCGCTGACGGTGCGCAAGAGGGCATCGTGGTGAGCGGGGACGACGTGGAGAACATCGACTTCCTCAACTGCGAGTACGCCTCCATAAGGGGCATCAAGTTCCTCGACCTGGACGGCGACGGGATCATGGATCCCACCGAGGAGGGGTTGGACGGTGTGACCATCACCCTCGATCCGGGAGGCCTCTCCACCGTCACCGCCGGCGGGGGCCAGTTCTCCTTCGAGAACCTCGTGCCCGGCGACTACACGGTGTCCGTGGACGAGTCCTCCGTGCCCGGTTACTACCCCACCACCCCCACCTCCCTCCCCGTGGGACTGGAGTCCGGGGAGACGGAGACGGTCTCCTTCGGCAACAGCCCCTACGGTTCTATCTCCGGCCATAAGTGGCTGGATGCCGACCTCGACGGGGTGTGGGATGCCGGAGAGACGGTGACCATCCCCGGCGTGACCATCAAGCTCTACGAGGGCGACTCCCCGTTGGGGGATCCCATCGCCACCATGGACACGGGGCTGGACGGTTCCTACGCCTTCCCCAACCTGGAGGCGGGTACCTATACCCTGGTCGAGGAGGCGGAGGAGGGTTATTTCCCGACCACCCCGACCACCTTCGTGGTGGAACTCTCCCCGGGCGAGGGAGAGGAAAGGGACTTCGGCAACTGCCCCTACTCCCGCATCGACGGGCTCAAGTTCGAGGACCTGGACGGGGACGGGGTGCGGGACGAGGGCGAGGAGGGCCTCAAGGACGTGGAGATCACCCTCACGGGCCCCGATGACCTCACGGTGACAGCCTACAGCGGCGAGGACGGCACCTTCGCCTTCGAGGACCTCATCCCCGGCGACTACACCGTATCCGAGAAGGTGCCCACCGGTTATTACGCCACCGGTCCCGTGAGCGTGGACATCACACTGGAGCCTGGCGACGAGGCATCGGTGATCTTCTCCAACGCCCCTTACGGTTCCATCTCCGGCACCAAGTGGCTGGACGTCAACCGCAACGGCGCCATAGACGACGCGGACACGCCGCTGGCGGGCGTCACCATCAAGCTGGAGGGGGAGACCCTTGGCGGCGAGTTGGTGAGCTTCACCCAGACCACCGCCGATGACGGCACCTACGCCTTCCCCCTGCTCGAGGCGGGGGATTACACGGTGAGCGAGGAGTTCGACACCACGAAATACTATAACGTCTTCGAGACCAGCATGGACGTTGAGCTGGCCCCGGGGGAGGACAGGGACGACATCGACTTCCTCAACGCGGACGTCCCGGTGGGAGGCGAGGTGGTGACCCCGCCCAAACCTCCGGCGGTCACCGCCGGCACCACGGCGCTCCCGGCCACGGGCATGGAGCAGCTTCCCCTGCTCCTGCTGGCGGCGGGCTTCGTCCTCGCAGGCCTGGTCCTCCTGGCACTGGGGCTGCGCCGGCGTTACGGACGGCAAGCGGTCTAA
- a CDS encoding O-antigen ligase family protein, with protein MKLTAGDVKARGLPSSRKTAALLAAIAATGVLAGLISTRAPVIATCAVIGGCALFVLIYHHLWVGIALFAVFNLVIPQAGPTWNLGLGTAMLGEGRGIHFNLQEIVMAMTFVAWVIKAANGKAEWKTYSPMVIGIALYVATSILASFIGIINGAHGLVLAFRFVRTVVFVYMFFPVINIVRTREDFHRLVVIMLVCFTLVAVFGLVQKGIGQTKTEWIAEHVLNRLGYPQQVNYVAGESEGQAYRINSTFLHPNILGGYLVFALPFYVSLLSLYWRRRRTFIWFLLLLGLGANLAALFLTGSRAAWVAFGVIALAYGAFGFMDRRVWLAAATVVMIVALVFVMLHPPDFVQKRFSGLSAKEAVEARTYSYRIAFDYFLERPLFGLGMGMEGQRIIDNNIRQTWAAVENAYLTYLVSHGLVGLTAFLLLFAIYWGTLLRARSASRHDPYIYFHAEAFILGMVGYAVANMFGAWILFAIPMLTLFWFYLGMGSVLYNLYREEAATRPAPLFAVGGAASSLHGPGSLRGVTP; from the coding sequence ATGAAGCTGACTGCCGGTGACGTTAAAGCACGCGGCCTGCCGTCTTCCCGCAAGACGGCGGCGCTGCTCGCCGCGATCGCGGCCACCGGTGTCCTCGCTGGGCTGATCTCCACCCGCGCCCCGGTGATCGCGACCTGCGCCGTGATAGGGGGGTGCGCCCTCTTCGTGCTCATCTACCACCACCTGTGGGTGGGCATAGCCCTCTTCGCCGTCTTCAACCTGGTCATCCCCCAGGCTGGACCCACCTGGAACCTGGGCCTCGGGACAGCCATGCTGGGGGAGGGGCGCGGCATCCATTTCAACCTCCAGGAGATAGTCATGGCCATGACCTTCGTGGCGTGGGTGATCAAGGCCGCGAACGGGAAGGCGGAGTGGAAGACCTACAGCCCCATGGTAATCGGCATCGCCCTCTACGTCGCCACCTCCATCCTGGCCAGTTTCATAGGCATCATCAACGGGGCGCACGGCCTGGTGCTCGCCTTCCGCTTCGTGCGCACCGTCGTCTTCGTCTACATGTTCTTCCCCGTGATCAACATCGTGCGCACGCGCGAGGATTTCCACCGCCTGGTGGTGATCATGCTCGTCTGCTTCACCCTGGTGGCCGTCTTCGGCCTGGTGCAGAAGGGCATCGGGCAGACGAAGACGGAATGGATCGCGGAGCACGTGCTCAACAGGCTCGGCTACCCGCAGCAGGTCAACTACGTGGCGGGTGAGAGCGAGGGCCAGGCCTACCGCATCAACTCCACCTTCCTCCACCCCAACATCCTGGGAGGGTACCTTGTCTTCGCCCTCCCCTTCTACGTGAGCCTGCTCAGCCTCTACTGGCGCCGTCGCAGGACCTTCATCTGGTTCCTCCTCCTGCTGGGCTTGGGCGCCAACCTGGCCGCCCTCTTCCTCACGGGCTCGCGCGCCGCCTGGGTGGCCTTCGGCGTCATCGCCCTCGCCTACGGCGCCTTCGGTTTCATGGACCGCCGCGTGTGGCTGGCCGCGGCCACGGTCGTCATGATCGTCGCCCTCGTTTTCGTCATGCTGCATCCCCCGGATTTCGTGCAGAAGAGGTTCTCCGGCCTGAGCGCCAAGGAGGCGGTGGAGGCGCGCACGTACTCCTACAGGATAGCCTTCGATTACTTCCTGGAGCGCCCCCTCTTCGGCCTGGGCATGGGCATGGAGGGGCAGCGCATCATAGACAACAATATCCGCCAGACCTGGGCGGCGGTGGAGAACGCCTACCTCACCTACCTGGTCTCCCATGGCCTGGTGGGTCTGACCGCCTTCCTGCTCCTTTTCGCCATCTACTGGGGGACGCTGCTGCGGGCGCGTTCTGCGTCCCGTCACGACCCCTATATCTACTTCCACGCGGAGGCCTTCATCCTCGGCATGGTGGGCTACGCCGTGGCCAACATGTTCGGGGCGTGGATCCTCTTCGCCATCCCCATGCTCACCCTCTTCTGGTTCTACCTGGGCATGGGAAGCGTGCTCTACAACCTTTACCGCGAGGAGGCGGCGACCAGGCCCGCCCCGCTCTTCGCGGTCGGCGGGGCCGCGTCCTCTCTCCACGGCCCCGGCTCCCTCCGGGGGGTCACGCCCTGA
- a CDS encoding glycosyltransferase family 4 protein, translated as MRVGIDARGLGNANRLRGIGRYTACLVEALARNAGEEMEFLLFGYGDGPHPGLLDAEARRRVHWCPLPSLEKYSYPGMLAEHLLYARAVGRAGVDVFHGIDHNLTPFLPCPSLVTVHDLILLVLRGPYLGPTAWAWMRFHRAAARRAGRVIAVSRNTARDVERLWKIPPERIAVVHEGVSPRYAPVRERERVREVLSRHGLEGPYFLYLGGFDPRKNLHVMLLAFKRFLLAHSASHRMVMAGDRRGFEAYLDGLVQELGLEEEVVFTGFLPEEDLPALYSGADAFICVSLYEGFGLPLLEAMACGTPVLASRTSSLPEVVGDAGLLVDPADADGIAGGMLKLVEDTRYREELAERGLARAASFTWDRAALEVLSLYRRVAGWCAT; from the coding sequence TTGAGGGTGGGCATAGACGCGCGGGGGCTCGGCAACGCCAACCGCCTGCGGGGCATAGGTCGCTACACGGCATGCCTGGTGGAGGCCCTGGCGAGGAACGCCGGGGAAGAAATGGAATTCCTGCTCTTCGGCTACGGGGATGGGCCCCATCCCGGCCTGCTGGACGCGGAGGCGCGGCGGCGCGTGCACTGGTGCCCCCTGCCATCCCTGGAAAAGTATTCCTACCCGGGCATGCTGGCGGAACACCTCCTTTACGCCCGCGCGGTAGGCAGGGCCGGCGTGGACGTCTTCCACGGCATCGACCACAACCTCACCCCCTTCCTCCCCTGTCCCAGCCTGGTGACCGTGCACGACCTCATACTGCTGGTGCTGCGGGGCCCCTACCTGGGCCCCACCGCCTGGGCGTGGATGCGCTTCCACCGCGCGGCCGCCAGGCGCGCCGGCCGCGTGATCGCCGTCTCCCGCAACACGGCGCGGGACGTGGAGCGCCTCTGGAAGATCCCACCGGAGCGCATCGCGGTGGTACACGAGGGCGTGTCCCCGCGGTACGCGCCGGTGCGCGAGAGGGAGAGGGTGCGGGAGGTGCTGTCACGCCACGGCTTGGAAGGCCCGTACTTTCTCTACCTGGGCGGCTTCGACCCGCGCAAGAACCTGCACGTCATGCTGCTGGCCTTCAAGCGCTTCCTGCTCGCGCACAGCGCCTCCCACCGCATGGTGATGGCGGGAGACCGCCGCGGTTTTGAGGCCTACCTGGACGGGCTCGTGCAGGAGCTGGGACTGGAAGAGGAGGTCGTCTTCACGGGCTTCCTCCCCGAGGAGGACCTCCCCGCCCTTTACTCCGGGGCGGACGCCTTCATCTGCGTCTCCCTCTACGAGGGTTTCGGCCTTCCCCTGCTGGAGGCCATGGCCTGCGGGACGCCGGTGCTGGCCTCGCGCACCTCGTCCCTGCCGGAGGTGGTGGGGGACGCAGGCCTGCTGGTCGACCCCGCGGACGCGGACGGGATCGCCGGGGGCATGTTAAAATTGGTAGAAGATACCAGGTACCGGGAGGAGCTGGCGGAGAGGGGCCTGGCAAGGGCGGCTTCCTTCACCTGGGACCGTGCCGCCCTCGAGGTGCTCTCCCTCTACCGCCGCGTGGCGGGGTGGTGCGCGACATGA
- a CDS encoding class I SAM-dependent methyltransferase produces the protein MPMAREGRNLPDPVSPDLYTRQYFTTDCEGYDIFAAGLEKIPERIREALDAAGDLSGKRVLDIGCGRGELACEAARRGAHAVGIDYAEAALELSRERRALLDEDARRRVEFMLSDAKGLAFPDGSFDVVFFVDVYEHLHPHEIESTLAEIGRVLRPGGSLIVHTGPNTWFYRFGYPLVRAAARLLLRREFPQSLRGQYDDVMHVNEQSPLSLLRGLRKAGYRASIRPRSFFPGIQPAPWEKLVMKALFARPLGYFFCTSLMAVASPRPRGSEAEVRAEYMARLLNPPRGARVLLVGEEEGLLARRLARLAGVEVTWLEPGPRGGAHTAAEALPGDGYRRLTGDLLSLPFADGSFDAVASQFTLDRADDPAALLREWRRVLAAGGALALAVRNRLYRGMETRPVPPPRLAFSPRELRVLAEKGGFHVEGTPTLFPDLKLPALYRGDHSFFLYLAGWPFLAKRGRVLFLRARRTGDAGGTAG, from the coding sequence ATGCCCATGGCCCGTGAAGGGAGAAACCTCCCCGACCCGGTATCCCCGGACCTCTACACGCGGCAGTATTTCACCACCGACTGCGAGGGCTACGACATCTTCGCCGCGGGGCTGGAAAAGATCCCCGAACGCATACGGGAGGCGCTGGACGCGGCGGGGGACCTCTCCGGGAAACGGGTGCTGGACATCGGCTGCGGCCGCGGCGAGCTGGCCTGCGAGGCGGCGAGGAGGGGCGCGCACGCCGTGGGCATCGACTACGCGGAGGCGGCCCTGGAACTCTCGCGGGAACGCCGTGCGCTGCTGGACGAGGACGCGCGCCGGCGCGTGGAATTCATGCTCTCGGACGCCAAGGGCCTCGCCTTCCCCGACGGCTCCTTCGATGTCGTCTTCTTCGTGGACGTCTACGAGCACCTGCATCCCCACGAGATCGAGAGCACACTGGCGGAGATCGGGCGCGTGCTGCGTCCGGGAGGGTCGCTCATCGTGCACACCGGGCCCAACACCTGGTTCTACCGTTTCGGCTACCCCCTGGTGAGGGCGGCGGCGAGGCTGCTCCTGCGGAGGGAATTCCCGCAGAGCCTGCGCGGCCAGTACGACGACGTCATGCACGTCAACGAGCAGAGCCCCCTCAGCCTCCTGCGCGGCCTGCGCAAGGCGGGTTACCGAGCTTCCATCCGGCCGCGCAGTTTCTTTCCCGGCATCCAACCCGCTCCCTGGGAGAAACTGGTAATGAAGGCGCTCTTCGCCCGCCCCCTGGGTTATTTCTTCTGCACCAGCCTCATGGCCGTCGCCTCCCCCCGTCCCCGGGGGAGCGAGGCGGAGGTGCGGGCGGAGTACATGGCGCGGCTCCTGAACCCTCCCCGCGGCGCCCGCGTGCTGCTGGTGGGAGAGGAGGAGGGCCTGCTGGCAAGGCGCCTGGCGCGCCTGGCCGGGGTCGAGGTGACCTGGCTGGAACCTGGGCCGCGCGGGGGCGCGCATACCGCCGCGGAGGCGCTGCCGGGGGACGGGTACAGGCGCCTGACGGGGGACCTTCTCTCCCTCCCCTTCGCGGACGGGAGCTTCGACGCCGTGGCCTCGCAGTTCACCCTGGACCGCGCGGATGATCCCGCGGCGCTGCTGCGCGAGTGGAGGCGCGTTCTCGCGGCGGGGGGCGCCCTGGCGCTGGCGGTGCGCAACCGCCTCTACCGCGGAATGGAGACGAGGCCCGTGCCCCCTCCACGCCTCGCCTTCTCCCCGCGCGAGCTGAGAGTGCTGGCGGAAAAGGGCGGCTTCCACGTGGAAGGGACCCCGACCCTCTTCCCGGACCTCAAGCTCCCCGCCCTCTACCGCGGCGACCACTCCTTCTTCCTCTACCTGGCGGGATGGCCCTTCCTCGCCAAGCGGGGGAGGGTCCTTTTCCTGCGGGCACGCAGGACCGGCGACGCAGGGGGGACGGCGGGTTGA